One region of Cucurbita pepo subsp. pepo cultivar mu-cu-16 chromosome LG03, ASM280686v2, whole genome shotgun sequence genomic DNA includes:
- the LOC111791476 gene encoding protein root UVB sensitive 1, chloroplastic isoform X1, producing MHIASSICTSRALNHRATECGFSAMYGLPFSYQLPEQIPLRRVYVDVLDYVPGGCFHHYSTRSSCAARRPPLNVFPHLLKPIKLAHGYFSPCIGTRIKPTLVHSHFLPPLLDDGHGCGGNNNGGWNSSYRFGGFGWWQDGSNSSPRWRNAFLALVLTSIMGCFCHFQLAAALARNGMNSESVWEVRGGKRIRLILDTFRDEFYVATGVPSSPLSFSFVNFWLRCSEIFKRLMLPEGFPDSVTSDYLEYSLWRGVQGIASQVSGVLATQALLYAVGLGKGAIPTAAAVNWVLKDGFGYLSKILLSKYGRHFDVNPKGWRLFADLLENAAFGMEMLTPAFPLHFVVIGAAAGAGRSAAALIQAATRSCFYAGFAAQRNFAEVIAKGEAQGMVSKSIGMLLGIALANRIRSSTSLALGCFSVVTVIHMFCNLKSYKSIQLRTLNPYRASLVFSEYLLSGEVPSIKDVNNEEPLFPAVPFLNTRLACDKEPKVGLLSTEAKESAASIEKRLQLGSKLSDVARCEEDVLQLLSLYKNENYILSEHRGRYCVMLKESALPKDMLKALFHVNYLHWLERNAGIEARSAANDCKPGGRLQISLEYVEREFIHVKYDGELAGWLTDGLIARPLNNRICL from the exons ATGCATATAGCTTCATCGATTTGCACGTCGCGGGCTCTGAATCACAGAGCGACGGAGTGTGGTTTCAGTGCGATGTATGGATTGCCGTTCTCTTATCAGCTGCCGGAGCAGATACCATTACGGCGAGTCTATGTCGATGTGTTAGACTACGTTCCAGGCGGCTGTTTTCACCATTACTCTACGCGAAGCTCATGCGCAGCACGAAGACCTCCGCTCAACGTATTTCCCCACCTTCTTAAGCCCATAAAACTTGCCCATGGATATTTCTCTCCTTGTATTGGAACTAGAATCAAACCTACCCTtgttcattctcattttcttcctcctttgttggatgatggccATGGGTGTGGTGGAAACAATAATGGTGGTTGGAATAGTTCATACCGTTTTGGGGGTTTTGGGTGGTGGCAGGATGGCAGTAATTCTTCCCCACGGTGGCGCAATGCCTTCCTTGCTCTCGTCCTTACCTCCATAATGGGTTGTTTCTGCCATTTTCAATTGGCCGCAGCACTAGCACGTAATGGTATGAACTCTGAGTCTGTTTGGGAAGTAAGAGGAGGTAAGCGAATCCGCCTCATTCTCGATACGTTTAGGGATGAGTTCTATGTTGCAACTGGCGTGCCGTCGTCTCCATTATCCTTTTCCTTTGTCAATTTTTGGCTTCGTTGCAGCGAAATATTCAAGCGTTTGATGCTTCCGGAGGGTTTTCCAGACAGTGTTACCAGTGACTATCTGGAATATTCTCTTTGGCGTGGAGTTCAGGGCATTGCCAGCCAAGTTAGTGGGGTTCTTGCTACTCAG GCACTGCTTTATGCTGTTGGATTGGGAAAAGGAGCTATTCCGACTGCTGCTGCCGTGAATTGGGTACTGAAAGATGGATTTGGATATCTGAGTAAAATTTTACTCTCAAAATATGGACGGCACTTTGACGTCAATCCAAAGGGGTGGAGGTTGTTTGCTGATCTTCTGGAAAACGCTGCCTTTGGAATGGAAATGTTAACTCCCGCATTTCCCCTTCATTTTGTTGTCATCGGTGCTGCTGCGGGGGCTGGACGATCTGCAGCCGCCTTGATTCAG gCTGCTACTAGGAGTTGTTTTTATGCTGGCTTTGCTGCTCAAAGGAATTTTGCCGAG GTGATTGCCAAAGGTGAAGCACAAGGAATGGTGAGCAAGTCTATTGGTATGTTGCTTGGCATTGCATTGGCTAATCGTATAAGGTCCTCAACATCTCTTGCTCTTGGTTGCTTTAGCGTAGTGACCGTAATCCACATGTTCTGCAATCTAAAATCATACAAGTCCATTCAACTAAGGACACTAAATCCTTATCGTGCGA GTTTGGTCTTCAGTGAATATCTTTTGAGTGGTGAAGTGCCTTCTATTAAAGATGTGAACAATGAAGAACCTCTGTTTCCTGCTGTACCATTTCTTAATACTAGGCTTGCTTGTGAT aAGGAGCCAAAAGTGGGTTTACTATCTACTGAAGCAAAGGAATCAGCAGCTAGTATCGAAAAGCGACTGCAATTGGGATCTAAGCTCAGTGATGTGGCGAGGTGTGAGGAGGACGTTCTTCAACTTTTAAGTTTGTATAAAAACGAAAACTACATTCTGTCGGAGCACAGGGGAAGATATTGT GTAATGCTTAAAGAAAGTGCTTTACCAAAAGACATGCTGAAGGCATTGTTTCATGTGAACTACTTGCACTGGCTAGAGAGGAATGCGGGAATAGAAGCAAGAAGTGCGGCTAATGACTGCAAACCAGGGGGAAGGCTGCAGATATCTCTGGAGTATGTGGAGAGGGAATTCATTCATGTCAAATATGATGGGGAATTGGCGGGTTGGTTGACTGATGGCCTAATCGCAAGGCCcttaaataatagaatttgCCTGTAG
- the LOC111791476 gene encoding protein root UVB sensitive 1, chloroplastic isoform X2, whose protein sequence is MHIASSICTSRALNHRATECGFSAMYGLPFSYQLPEQIPLRRVYVDVLDYVPGGCFHHYSTRSSCAARRPPLNVFPHLLKPIKLAHGYFSPCIGTRIKPTLVHSHFLPPLLDDGHGCGGNNNGGWNSSYRFGGFGWWQDGSNSSPRWRNAFLALVLTSIMGCFCHFQLAAALARNGMNSESVWEVRGGKRIRLILDTFRDEFYVATGVPSSPLSFSFVNFWLRCSEIFKRLMLPEGFPDSVTSDYLEYSLWRGVQGIASQVSGVLATQALLYAVGLGKGAIPTAAAVNWVLKDGFGYLSKILLSKYGRHFDVNPKGWRLFADLLENAAFGMEMLTPAFPLHFVVIGAAAGAGRSAAALIQAATRSCFYAGFAAQRNFAEVIAKGEAQGMVSKSIGMLLGIALANRIRSSTSLALGCFSVVTVIHMFCNLKSYKSIQLRTLNPYRASLVFSEYLLSGEVPSIKDVNNEEPLFPAVPFLNTRLACDEPKVGLLSTEAKESAASIEKRLQLGSKLSDVARCEEDVLQLLSLYKNENYILSEHRGRYCVMLKESALPKDMLKALFHVNYLHWLERNAGIEARSAANDCKPGGRLQISLEYVEREFIHVKYDGELAGWLTDGLIARPLNNRICL, encoded by the exons ATGCATATAGCTTCATCGATTTGCACGTCGCGGGCTCTGAATCACAGAGCGACGGAGTGTGGTTTCAGTGCGATGTATGGATTGCCGTTCTCTTATCAGCTGCCGGAGCAGATACCATTACGGCGAGTCTATGTCGATGTGTTAGACTACGTTCCAGGCGGCTGTTTTCACCATTACTCTACGCGAAGCTCATGCGCAGCACGAAGACCTCCGCTCAACGTATTTCCCCACCTTCTTAAGCCCATAAAACTTGCCCATGGATATTTCTCTCCTTGTATTGGAACTAGAATCAAACCTACCCTtgttcattctcattttcttcctcctttgttggatgatggccATGGGTGTGGTGGAAACAATAATGGTGGTTGGAATAGTTCATACCGTTTTGGGGGTTTTGGGTGGTGGCAGGATGGCAGTAATTCTTCCCCACGGTGGCGCAATGCCTTCCTTGCTCTCGTCCTTACCTCCATAATGGGTTGTTTCTGCCATTTTCAATTGGCCGCAGCACTAGCACGTAATGGTATGAACTCTGAGTCTGTTTGGGAAGTAAGAGGAGGTAAGCGAATCCGCCTCATTCTCGATACGTTTAGGGATGAGTTCTATGTTGCAACTGGCGTGCCGTCGTCTCCATTATCCTTTTCCTTTGTCAATTTTTGGCTTCGTTGCAGCGAAATATTCAAGCGTTTGATGCTTCCGGAGGGTTTTCCAGACAGTGTTACCAGTGACTATCTGGAATATTCTCTTTGGCGTGGAGTTCAGGGCATTGCCAGCCAAGTTAGTGGGGTTCTTGCTACTCAG GCACTGCTTTATGCTGTTGGATTGGGAAAAGGAGCTATTCCGACTGCTGCTGCCGTGAATTGGGTACTGAAAGATGGATTTGGATATCTGAGTAAAATTTTACTCTCAAAATATGGACGGCACTTTGACGTCAATCCAAAGGGGTGGAGGTTGTTTGCTGATCTTCTGGAAAACGCTGCCTTTGGAATGGAAATGTTAACTCCCGCATTTCCCCTTCATTTTGTTGTCATCGGTGCTGCTGCGGGGGCTGGACGATCTGCAGCCGCCTTGATTCAG gCTGCTACTAGGAGTTGTTTTTATGCTGGCTTTGCTGCTCAAAGGAATTTTGCCGAG GTGATTGCCAAAGGTGAAGCACAAGGAATGGTGAGCAAGTCTATTGGTATGTTGCTTGGCATTGCATTGGCTAATCGTATAAGGTCCTCAACATCTCTTGCTCTTGGTTGCTTTAGCGTAGTGACCGTAATCCACATGTTCTGCAATCTAAAATCATACAAGTCCATTCAACTAAGGACACTAAATCCTTATCGTGCGA GTTTGGTCTTCAGTGAATATCTTTTGAGTGGTGAAGTGCCTTCTATTAAAGATGTGAACAATGAAGAACCTCTGTTTCCTGCTGTACCATTTCTTAATACTAGGCTTGCTTGTGAT GAGCCAAAAGTGGGTTTACTATCTACTGAAGCAAAGGAATCAGCAGCTAGTATCGAAAAGCGACTGCAATTGGGATCTAAGCTCAGTGATGTGGCGAGGTGTGAGGAGGACGTTCTTCAACTTTTAAGTTTGTATAAAAACGAAAACTACATTCTGTCGGAGCACAGGGGAAGATATTGT GTAATGCTTAAAGAAAGTGCTTTACCAAAAGACATGCTGAAGGCATTGTTTCATGTGAACTACTTGCACTGGCTAGAGAGGAATGCGGGAATAGAAGCAAGAAGTGCGGCTAATGACTGCAAACCAGGGGGAAGGCTGCAGATATCTCTGGAGTATGTGGAGAGGGAATTCATTCATGTCAAATATGATGGGGAATTGGCGGGTTGGTTGACTGATGGCCTAATCGCAAGGCCcttaaataatagaatttgCCTGTAG
- the LOC111790942 gene encoding uncharacterized protein LOC111790942 encodes MADLFQATSEDLWRGSIYGSWGTVLVIVFISICHLFRFKKNGWSLLSRLQTPSVVADRQISNVSPSFPPQSRIMETISDTDLKALLDDLDGRLNENEKWERVIEKSNDNLSYSAKCCKPKDGPLKYSSVTIFENCCPELLRDFYMDNDFRKQWDSTVLMHEQLQMDETSGVEVGRTLKKFPLLTPREYVLSWRLWEGKDKTFYCFTKECEHPLAPRQKKYVRVTFFRSGWRIRRVPGRNACEISMLHQEDAGLNVEMAKLAFSKGIWSFVCKMDKALRKYALINNPPSSSLVTATTLIKKVPDGFEDMNDIVSKAVSKANIVETESSCGQVSSGEKKLSRASKKLVAKSLLLLGGVICLSRGHSSLGAKVVVAYILTKLNKRADAPGAQMANREA; translated from the exons ATGGCTGATCTATTTCAGGCTACGTCGGAGGATCTTTGGCGAGGGAGTATTTATGGTAGTTGGGGCACTGTTTTGGTCATCGTCTTCATTTCAATTTGTCATCTGTTTCGTTTCAAGAAGAATGGTTGGTCTCTTCTCTCCCGCTTACAAACCCCGTCTGTCGTCGCCGATCGTCAGATATCTAATGTATCTCCTTCATTTCCTCCACAATCGAG AATAATGGAGACTATTTCAGATACAGATTTGAAGGCTTTATTGGATGATTTGGATGGAAGGctaaatgagaatgagaaatgGGAACGTGTTATAGAAAAAAGTAATGATAATCTTTCATATAGTGCTAAATGCTGCAAGCCTAAG GATGGTCCCTTGAAATACTCGAGTGTGACAATATTTGAGAATTGCTGTCCAGAATTGTTGAGAGATTTCTACATGGACAATGACTTTAGAAAACAGTGGGACAGTACTGTGCTTATGCATGAGCAGCTACAAATGGATGAGACTAGTGGAGTTGAAGTCGGTCGCACCTTAAAGAAGTTTCCTTTATTGACGCCTAGGGAGTATGTACTATCATGGAGATTATGGGAGGGGAAAGATAAAACCTTTTACTGCTTTACCAAG GAATGTGAACATCCCTTGGCACCACGCCAGAAGAAGTATGTCCGAgtgacattttttagatcTGGTTGGCGAATCAGGAGAG TACCCGGCAGAAATGCATGTGAGATCAGTATGTTGCACCAAGAAGATGCTGGTTTGAACGTGGAAATGGCAAAACTTGCCTTTTCAAAGGGAATATGGAGCTTTGTCTGTAAAATGGATAAAGCATTACGCAAATACGCTTTAATCAACAACCCTCCATCAAGTTCACTCGTCACTGCAACTACTCTGattaaaaag GTTCCAGATGGATTTGAAGACATGAATGACATTGTCTCTAAAGCTGTCTCTAAAGCAAACATTGTAGAAACCGAGTCGTCCTGTGGACAAGTTTCATCAGGAGAGAAAAAACTGTCGAGGGCATCGAAAAAACTCGTGGCCAAGAGCTTGCTTCTACTTGGTGGTGTGATCTGCCTGTCGCGAGGTCACTCTAGTCTTGGTGCCAAAGTTGTTGTGGCATATATTCTTACAAAGCTAAACAAGCGAGCTGATGCACCAGGAGCTCAAATGGCAAATAGGGAGGCGTAA
- the LOC111789740 gene encoding uncharacterized protein LOC111789740 isoform X1 — translation MAVPLVNLAPDLTVSRLCFGTMTFGEQNSMSQSFRLLDQAFDAGINFFDSAEMYPVPQRSETQGRSEEYLGHWIRSRKITRDRIVLATKVAGPSGQMTWIRDGPKCLDTKNITEAIDASLKRMQTDFIDIYQIHWPDRYVPMFGETEYNPSWQYCSVTIEEQLYALSKAADAGKIRYIGLSNETPYGVMKFAHTGEKYPHFPKVVSLQNSYNLLCRTFDSGLAECCHHERISLLAYSPLAMGILSGKYFSPEGGPADARLNLYRGRYLEGESRYNLTNNIIRTATVEYVKVAKKYGLHPVSLAIAFVLRHPLVASVVFGVTKSWQLLDIVNAVKVELTPEIISEIDKIHSRFPNPCP, via the exons ATGGCCGTTCCTCTCGTTAATCTTGCTCCGGATCTCACAGTTTCAAGGCTCTGCTTCG GTACCATGACGTTCGGCGAGCAGAACTCAATGTCTCAGTCATTTCGCCTTCTCGACCAAGCTTTCGATGCCGGCATCAACTTCTTCGATTCTGCAGAAAT GTATCCTGTGCCTCAACGTTCTGAGACTCAGGGTCGGAGCGAGGAGTACCTTGGACATTGGATCAGAAGCCGAAAAATTACTCGGGATCGTATTGTTTTAGCTACGAAG GTTGCTGGACCATCTGGGCAAATGACTTGGATACGAGATGGTCCAAAGTGTTTGGATACTAAAAATATTACAGAAGCAATTGATGCTAG CTTAAAGCGAATGCAAACGGATTTCATTGATATTTACCAGATTCATTGGCCTGATCG GTATGTTCCAATGTTTGGAGAAACTGAATATAATCCATCATGGCAGTACTGTTCTGTTACTATAGAAGAGCAACTTTATGCGCTCAGCAAGGCTGCTGATGCTGGTAAG ATCAGATACATTGGCCTCAGCAATGAAACACCTTATGGTGTTATGAAATTTGCACATACTGGTGAAAAATATCCTCACTTTCCGAAAGTTGTATCATTGCAG AACTCGTACAATTTGCTTTGTCGAACTTTTGATTCTGGCCTTGCTGAATGTTGTCATCATGAGAG AATCAGCTTATTAGCGTACAGTCCCCTGGCAATGGGCATACTTTCTGGGAAGTATTTTTCTCCTGAAGGTGGTCCTGCAGATGCTCGACTTAATCTTTACAGAG GAAGATATTTAGAAGGGGAATCGAGATACAACCTAACCAACAACATCATCAGAACAGCTACAGTG GAATATGTTAAGGTTGCTAAGAAATATGGCCTTCATCCAGTCTCCCTGGCAATTG CATTTGTTCTCAGGCATCCCCTCGTAGCAAGTGTTGTGTTTGGAGTTACAAAGTCATGGCAACTCTTGGATATTGTAAATGCAGTCAAGGTTGAGCTCACACCTGAAATCATTTCTGAAATAGACAAAATTCATTCGAGGTTTCCCAATCCATGTCCCTGA
- the LOC111789740 gene encoding uncharacterized protein LOC111789740 isoform X3, with amino-acid sequence MAVPLVNLAPDLTVSRLCFGTMTFGEQNSMSQSFRLLDQAFDAGINFFDSAEMYPVPQRSETQGRSEEYLGHWIRSRKITRDRIVLATKVAGPSGQMTWIRDGPKCLDTKNITEAIDASLKRMQTDFIDIYQIHWPDRYVPMFGETEYNPSWQYCSVTIEEQLYALSKAADAGKIRYIGLSNETPYGVMKFAHTGEKYPHFPKVVSLQNSYNLLCRTFDSGLAECCHHERISLLAYSPLAMGILSGKYFSPEGGPADARLNLYRGRYLEGESRYNLTNNIIRTATVEYVKVAKKYGLHPVSLAIEQT; translated from the exons ATGGCCGTTCCTCTCGTTAATCTTGCTCCGGATCTCACAGTTTCAAGGCTCTGCTTCG GTACCATGACGTTCGGCGAGCAGAACTCAATGTCTCAGTCATTTCGCCTTCTCGACCAAGCTTTCGATGCCGGCATCAACTTCTTCGATTCTGCAGAAAT GTATCCTGTGCCTCAACGTTCTGAGACTCAGGGTCGGAGCGAGGAGTACCTTGGACATTGGATCAGAAGCCGAAAAATTACTCGGGATCGTATTGTTTTAGCTACGAAG GTTGCTGGACCATCTGGGCAAATGACTTGGATACGAGATGGTCCAAAGTGTTTGGATACTAAAAATATTACAGAAGCAATTGATGCTAG CTTAAAGCGAATGCAAACGGATTTCATTGATATTTACCAGATTCATTGGCCTGATCG GTATGTTCCAATGTTTGGAGAAACTGAATATAATCCATCATGGCAGTACTGTTCTGTTACTATAGAAGAGCAACTTTATGCGCTCAGCAAGGCTGCTGATGCTGGTAAG ATCAGATACATTGGCCTCAGCAATGAAACACCTTATGGTGTTATGAAATTTGCACATACTGGTGAAAAATATCCTCACTTTCCGAAAGTTGTATCATTGCAG AACTCGTACAATTTGCTTTGTCGAACTTTTGATTCTGGCCTTGCTGAATGTTGTCATCATGAGAG AATCAGCTTATTAGCGTACAGTCCCCTGGCAATGGGCATACTTTCTGGGAAGTATTTTTCTCCTGAAGGTGGTCCTGCAGATGCTCGACTTAATCTTTACAGAG GAAGATATTTAGAAGGGGAATCGAGATACAACCTAACCAACAACATCATCAGAACAGCTACAGTG GAATATGTTAAGGTTGCTAAGAAATATGGCCTTCATCCAGTCTCCCTGGCAATTG AACAGACTTGA
- the LOC111789740 gene encoding uncharacterized protein LOC111789740 isoform X2, whose amino-acid sequence MAVPLVNLAPDLTVSRLCFGTMTFGEQNSMSQSFRLLDQAFDAGINFFDSAEMYPVPQRSETQGRSEEYLGHWIRSRKITRDRIVLATKVAGPSGQMTWIRDGPKCLDTKNITEAIDASLKRMQTDFIDIYQIHWPDRYVPMFGETEYNPSWQYCSVTIEEQLYALSKAADAGKIRYIGLSNETPYGVMKFAHTGEKYPHFPKVVSLQNSYNLLCRTFDSGLAECCHHERISLLAYSPLAMGILSGKYFSPEGGPADARLNLYRGRYLEGESRYNLTNNIIRTATVEYVKVAKKYGLHPVSLAIDLTS is encoded by the exons ATGGCCGTTCCTCTCGTTAATCTTGCTCCGGATCTCACAGTTTCAAGGCTCTGCTTCG GTACCATGACGTTCGGCGAGCAGAACTCAATGTCTCAGTCATTTCGCCTTCTCGACCAAGCTTTCGATGCCGGCATCAACTTCTTCGATTCTGCAGAAAT GTATCCTGTGCCTCAACGTTCTGAGACTCAGGGTCGGAGCGAGGAGTACCTTGGACATTGGATCAGAAGCCGAAAAATTACTCGGGATCGTATTGTTTTAGCTACGAAG GTTGCTGGACCATCTGGGCAAATGACTTGGATACGAGATGGTCCAAAGTGTTTGGATACTAAAAATATTACAGAAGCAATTGATGCTAG CTTAAAGCGAATGCAAACGGATTTCATTGATATTTACCAGATTCATTGGCCTGATCG GTATGTTCCAATGTTTGGAGAAACTGAATATAATCCATCATGGCAGTACTGTTCTGTTACTATAGAAGAGCAACTTTATGCGCTCAGCAAGGCTGCTGATGCTGGTAAG ATCAGATACATTGGCCTCAGCAATGAAACACCTTATGGTGTTATGAAATTTGCACATACTGGTGAAAAATATCCTCACTTTCCGAAAGTTGTATCATTGCAG AACTCGTACAATTTGCTTTGTCGAACTTTTGATTCTGGCCTTGCTGAATGTTGTCATCATGAGAG AATCAGCTTATTAGCGTACAGTCCCCTGGCAATGGGCATACTTTCTGGGAAGTATTTTTCTCCTGAAGGTGGTCCTGCAGATGCTCGACTTAATCTTTACAGAG GAAGATATTTAGAAGGGGAATCGAGATACAACCTAACCAACAACATCATCAGAACAGCTACAGTG GAATATGTTAAGGTTGCTAAGAAATATGGCCTTCATCCAGTCTCCCTGGCAATTG ACTTGACTAGCTAG